The DNA segment CAAGTGGCGTAGTTTTAAAGCTAAAGGAAAGAAATATCCAATTGTTAGAGGTGTTGCTCAAGCAGCTTATGTACACCCACATGGTGGTGGCCGTCATCAACACGTTGGACAAAGTTCCACAGTCTCAAGAGATGCTCCTCCTGGTGCAAAGGTAGGTAGCATTGCTGCAAGAAAGACTGGTAGAGCTAGAATTAAAGAAAGAAAGTAGTTTTTAGTTTAACCTAAAACTGATTAATAGCTCAATAAAATATCCATGTAGTGTCAAATTACAGAGTTCGGCTTTTTGTAACTGGAAAAGTACAGGGCGTTTTTTTCCGCCAATCACTAAAAGTCATGGCAAAAAAAAATAATGTTTTTGGTTGGGTAAAAAATCTCAAAGATGGCAGAGTTGAAGCTATTCTAGAAGGAAATGAAGAAAATGTAAGTAGATTGGTTGAATGGGCGCATGGTGGTCCTGCAAATGCAAGAGTCGAAGATGTAGATATTCGTAATGAAAAATTTACTGGGGAGTTTTCTAAATTTGATGTATTGTATTAGTGAATTTCCTCAAATGCGCTTTTAATAATTTGCGTATATTCTGAAATTCCCTGATCTTTTTTAATCTGAATAACCTGAATGGGATCTTTTCTTCTTTTCTGAATTTTAATTATAACCCCTTCTCTTTCAGGTTCTACATCTGCAAACCATCTAAATGTCATTGATTTGCAAAAAACTATTCTGTGCATTCTGACATCTTCAATTACTTTATCCCCTAATGAGAAACAAAATTCTCTAATTGAATCAAATAATGGTAATACAGGACTAGGAATTTGTTTCTTAAAGTCTTCATAACTTCTTTTATTACCAAATGAGATAATTCCTTCCACAATCTTAAAAATTTGATTTTAATTATAAAGGTAGTAGATCTGCTGGCTCCAGTCTAGACGAATAGCCCCATTTCAAGGCATACAAGATCCGCCACGTTGACGAGGAAGCGTGGATGCTCCACCTTAGGATTGCTCCCTCCCGGACCTCATCCCTTTCGATGGTTCGGTCTTAGAAGTTATCCCTTCGGATATTTCTAGTCCTGCAACCACCCGCCTCGGCGTGATTTCATTTCCGCACACCAAGCGGGAATTACCCATCTAGAGATTTACCCAACAGTTGCTGATCTCTGCATATAGCCGGTTTCAGAATAGGGCACGGCTGGCACCCTGATCCTACCTACTACCATTTTTCCTAAGAAAGTATGTTATATTTGCATTAGGTTTGATTTTCTTTTAGTTTTAAAACTACACTACAAACTGAGCATACATTACCTGTACAATCGTTTCCACATTTTTCACACTTCATCTTTTCTTTTGAATTAGAATTCTTTACAGTCTGTGAAATTTTGAGAATTGATTGATAAAAATTATTTTTAATTCCATTATGTTGATTTTCTAATGAATTAAGAAATTCACGAATTTCTGTTCTTATTCCCTCATGCATATGTGGACACGGTTCTGATTGAAATGGCATATCATTTGTAAAAGCATAAAATACAATTTCTGATTCATAAATCTCACAAAATGGTTTTATTTTTCTTAAATCATTTTCAGATGTATCAGGATCCATCCAACCAACCTTTGTGGTATCTCCTGAAAGCATGTTAATCACAAACGTTTGTAATGTATCATCTAAATTATGTCCTGTGGCAATTACATCTGCACCTATATCTTTAGCTGCATGATCAATTGCCCTTCTTCTTAATGTGCCACAAATTGAACATGATGATGTTTTTTCATTCTCTCTTAAATCTAATGCTTCATCAAGTGTTAATTCAAAGAGATCCTTGTAAGAGTAAATCTTGTGTTCTACATTAAGTTCAGTACAAAACTTTTCAACTATCTCTAATGCCTCATCCCTATATCCTGGAATACCTTCATCGATAGTAATTGCGATAATTCTAAAATTATGAGTTAATGCCATTTCATTAATTATTTTTAATAATACTAGGGAATCTTTTCCTCCTGACACTGCTACAGCAACTAATTCATTATGCTTGATCATGTTATATTTTGAAATGGTTTTTGCAGTTTTTCTTACAATTGACTTTGAGAAACATTGTGAACAAAGTTTTTCACCAGAATATTTTCTTGTATATGCTGGAGGGTTCTCACATCTGTCACATTTCATGAAATCATCTAGACTTTTTCATTAATGATTCTTTAGGTGATTTTAGATTGTAAACCATCCAGATTTCAAATATGATAAGGCAATATTGAGGCCAAATAGCACAAAGGTGAATGCATAGATTCCCCACATTACAATATTGACTGATTTATCTGAAATTCTTTTATCAATAATTGTATGAATGAATTTTCCTCCATCTAAAATTGGTAAAGGAAGCATGTTGATAATCCCGATGAAAAACGAAATCATCCAAAGCCATAACAAAAACATTGAAACATTTGGATCATTCCATTCAATGAAATTCATCACTGGTTTGTATGCAAATGAATTGTCCCTCATAATTCCAATTAATCCTCTTTCTGCATCTTCAGGTGCAGGCATAATCTCTACTCCGAAGTGTAGTGTTTGACCGTCTCTAATTACTGAAACACTTGCAGTATCTCCCGGACTAAGTACAGGAAAGTCAACCGGACTGTATATCGGTATACCATTAATTGACGTGATTATATCATTTGCAAGCAATCCTGCTTGTTCAGCACCAGAATTTTCTATGATAGAAAGTATCAAGACTCCTTCAGGAAGTTCATAAAATACACTTAGGAGGGGTTCAGGTAAAACCATTGCAAAAAATGGATTTGTTAATAAAATAGCACCTAAAACAAATGCAAACATTACATTTGATGTGGCGCCTGCACCAATCACTCTTAATTTTGAAATCTTTTTCGCTTTTTCAAATTCTTCTTCATCGGGTTCGACAAATCCAGCAAACATTGCAACAAATATTGCAAATCCACCGGTTTTGATTTTAATTTTTTCAAGAGCAGCTACTATACCATGTGCACCTTCATGAATTACAAGCACAATTGGAATAGATAGTAAAAAGTATGTAATTGATGATGCTGATGTTAATGTGATACCTGGAATTAGTACAGTTAGTTCTGAAAATTCTGATTGTGCAACAAAAAAGTTTGAAACATTATTTAGCAAAAACCAAAATGCAAATGCCATCATAATAAAACCTGCAATTACACTTGTATCTGCAAAAACTCGTATACCTCTTTTTGTTCGACTTAATACTTTTAAGAGAACTTCATTTACTCCCTTATTTTTGTATACGAGACTGTATGCTTTGATCTCAAAACCATACTTTTCAAATTTTAGAGCTTTTGCAACTATTACAATAACTGCCCATGCCATTAAGACATAGATTATCGAATTCTGAGTAATAAAATCAAGTTCCAAACTAATTGTTAATTTTTTAAGGTACGGCCATTTATCGTTTACTATGAAACCAGTAATAAACTTGTATCAATTGCAACCAAAACAAAACTGACTTGATTGTTACTTGATTCTAAAAGTTTTTTTTCAATTGGTAGCCATTTCTTCTTTGAAATTGTAATTCCATCGTTTAGTTTTATAATAAATGAATGATGTGATCCGTGTGGTACTGATTCATTACTTGATTCAGAAATTGTACCTCCAACTCTTAATCTATCCAAGACACCGTCAAGTGAAATTTTTTCTACGGTTAATGCAATTCTGATTTTGATTCTTTCTCCTTTATCTGGTCTAGAGTAATCTTTGTCTTGTTTTAATACTCTTGTTGTATCTCCAATTACTTTATCATTTTCTTTGATTATGCGGCGTAAATTCAAAAGATCTTCAGAGTCTTCAGGTATGACTGAAATTGAATTCTCATCAATTGGCTTTGTAATCATGATATTATTCTAATTTACAGAAAGAAAAGAGTTTAACTTGCTGGTTCTTCAGTTTTTGTTTCTTGAGATTTCTTTTTTAGATAATTTTCAACCCATTCTAAAGTAAGAACACCTGATTCAGACAAATTTGTTAAAGAATTTGCAGATGCTTCTCCAGTAACTTTGCCATTATTTCTTCTAAGTTGTCTCCACTTTAGAGACGTGTTTCCACTTTTTGAATTATAGATTATTCCCAAAACATCTTTTCCATTTACAAATGTGATATCTCTAATTTTTTTCAAAGTAACTTTATCGGCTGCTTCGACATAGATGGCACCTAAGCTGTCTTCTCTTTCTGCAAAAACCTCAGAATCCTCCAAATATGCTCTTGGTGCATATGATTTACAGGTACTTGAAATGACAAATCTTCTGAAACTTTCCAATGAAGCAGGAGTGTCTATTGTAACCATTTTGAATGAATAAACTATTGGCCATTTATCAAGCTTCTTGAAAGACTCAATAGGAATCTGCTTGAAATATGACTTGCGGGCAGTGATGTACCTATCCCTTTGATTGATGATGAGGATCTTGAGTTCTGAGCCTGCCTTAGGATTTTAATGGATGACATTTAATTAAAAATCATGAAATCTCTGACTGAATATTTGATATTTGAAGTTAAAACAAGAAGAGCTTTTGTCAACATTACATCTGATGTGAAAAAATTGGTAACAAAAAGCAAAGTTCAGGAAGGACTTTGTCTTGTAAATGCAATGCATATCACAGCAAGTGTTTTCATTAATGATAATGAAGGTGGATTACTACATGATTATGAAAAATGGTTAGAAGGATTGGCTCCTCATGCTCCAACTACACAATATGATCATAACAAAACAGGTGAAGACAATGCAGATGCACATCTAAAACGTCAAGTGATGGGACGAGAAGTCGTTATTGCTATAACAAATGGAGAATTAGATTTTGGACCATGGGAAGAAATTTTCTATGGTGAATTTGATGGAAAAAGACCAAAAAGAGTTTTAGTTAAAATTATTGGCGAATAATTATCCAAAGTCTGCATCACGTTTTTGACTCTGTGATTCATTCTTCCTTGCCGCATCTCTGAATTCGTCATTATGATTTTGAGGCCCATGTCCACATTTTACACATGCAATTTTGAAACCATCCTCATTTTTTTCATATGTCTCACAGCCACAGAAACATGCCATGATTCAATATAATTTCTGAGATGATATATCTTTTGGGTTGTAATTTCAGTTATGCTGATTTACAACATTCGCCCATTGGAATTTCATGATCATGTGGACACTTTCTTGGATGCTTTAGCATAACACAAAGAGCATCTGTGAATTGTTTATTCATGTGATGCTCAATTCCACAAACCATCTCTTCATCAATTTCAACTTTGAGTGCACTATCCATTAAAACTTCTAGTAATCTACTATTTCGCATCATGCTTGCACCTATTCTTTCTCCATCTTCAGTTAATCTTACACCTGCTTTATTGTAATTTACAAGATTTTTACCATTCAATTTCTTTAACATTTGAACAACGCTTGGCTGTCTTACATTGAGCATCTTTGCAATTGTGCTAATTTTAACATCCTCTCCTCGTTCTTTGATGTGCCAAATTGCTTTAAGATACATTTCTACATGTTCTGCTTCTGCAGTTCCTACGAATAATGCTTCATCTAATTCTTCCATATCATACCTTCTTTGAATCTTTTAATAAATATTCAAAGTATTGACGTGCAAATCCTGCCAATCCTGCATGATCTGCCCAAATTGCAACAACCTCTGAAGAATTTACTCCTCCTATTTCTGGACCTAATAGAATAACGACATATCTTTTATCTGAAATTATACCTCCTCCAAAGAGCCCCTTCTTGATTGTTACAGTAGCAACTCTTTTGATTGCTTTAATTGATTCTTTATCCATCTTATCTGATGTTAGAATTGTAATGTCTACTCCTTTGTCATGAAGTGATCTTAATTTTGGTAATGCTTGTTTCACTAAATCTACTCCAGCTTCAGGTAATGCAATCATTACTTCATTCCTACACGTCTCTACCATTTCTAAAATTTTAGCTGCAATGTTTACTGCACCTGATAGTACCCAAATATCTGGTCTTTCACTAGTTCCACTTTTCTCATACAATGGTACTAATTCATTTAAGATAACATTTTGATTCTGTGAAAAATCAGTTTCCATTTTTTGTTTTGTAGTTTCCAAACCTGTAGATGGTGACTTTGCAAAATATTTTGTTGGTCTTGAGTCATCTGAACCAATCCAACCTTTTTCTTCCAATGTTCCTAGCACTTCGTAAATTTTTGAGTATGGCACTCCTGATTTTTGACTAAGATCAGATGCTGTTAGTTCTCCTGATTTGAGCAATGCTGAAAATGTTCTAATCTCATAACTGGTAAGACCAATCTTTTCTAATGCCTTTCGTGTTTTATCTGATATGCTCATCTGCGATCTAGTCGATCAGTTTTGATATTTAAATCAGGTATGCCTGCCTCCTAAATTCCCCACGGGGGCAAGTAGGAAATGCATTATATATCATCTCAGAAAAGTCAACCTTGTAGGTATGGCACTAATTCAGATATCCAATCAATCGACTAAAAATTTAGGAAAGAAATCCACTATTAGATTCACTCAAAGTATCTGTCCAGACTGTAACATGATTCTAGATGCTGAAGTCTTTGAAAGAGATAATCAGGTATTCATGTCAAAAGTTTGTCCAACTCACGGTGAATGTGAGGAATTATACTTTGGTTCTTATGAAATGTACAAAAAATTCAGTACATACTGGATGGATGGCAAAGGTGCTCATTCTCCAAACGTAATGATTGACAAATGCTCATGCCCAAACAACTGTGGATTGTGCTCAAACCATTTGTCTCACAGCGGATTGGCAAACATGATTGTAACTAATAGATGTGATTTAACATGCTGGTACTGTTTCTTTTATGTAAAGAAAGGCCTTGAAGGCGCTTACATGTATGAGCCAGACCATACTCAAATTAGAGGCATGATGAAGACTCTTAGAGCTGAGAGACCAATTCCAGGTAACTCCATGCAAATTACTGGTGGTGAACCAATGCTTAGAGAAGATATTGCTGATGTTATCAAAATTATGAAAGAAGAAGGTGTTGACCATATTCAGATGAACACCAATGGTATTAGACATGCAATGGATCCTGAAGCTGCAAGAGAAGTAAGATTAGCTGGATGTAACAACTTGTATCTTTCATTTGACGGTGTAACTGCAAGAACAAACCCCAAGAACCACTGGGAGATTCCATATGCCCTTGATAGTTGCAGAAAAACAGGTACTACAGTAGTCTTTGTTCCAACAGTAATCAAATCAATTAACGACCACGAGTTAGGTGGAATTATCAGATATGCACAAAAGAACATGGATGTAGTTCATGCAGTAAATTTCCAACCAGTATCATTAACAGGAAGAATGGGTAAATCCGAACGTGAAAAATACAGAATCACAGTTCCTGATTGTGTTCAAAGAATTGAAGAACAGACAAACGGTGAAGTAACTGTAGATGACTGGTTCCCAGTTCCAAGTTGTATGCCACTAACTAATGTAATTGAAGCATTCTCAAGCAAACCAAAATATGAATTGTCAATTCACTTTGCTTGTGGTGCAGGAACATACATCTTTGAAGATGCAGACACAAAGAAGTTTGTCCCACTAACAAAATTCTGTGACATTCAAGGAATGTTAGAATTATTTGAAGATAAAGCAGAAGAAATCCGTTCTGGTAAAAACAAGTACTTTACAATGCTTGAAGTTGTAAGAAAACTCAAAGGCTTTGTTGATACAAAGAAACAACCTGCAGGATTAGACCTTGCAAAGATGTTTGGTAACATACTCATGAAGAGATCATTTGATTCAGTTGGTTCATGGCATGTCAAAGGATTGTTCCTTGGTATGATGCACTTCCAAGACAAATACAATGAGGATCTTGAAAGATTACAAAGATGTGATATTCACTATGTAACTCCAGATCTCAGAATAGTTCCATTCTGTGCATTCAATGTAATCCCAGAATGGTATAGAGATAGAATCCAAAAGAAATACTCGATTACTGTAGAGGAATGGGAAGAAAGAGAAGGTGTCAAACTCGAAGACGGTCTATACAGAGGTCTTATGAGACGTGGAGCTGGTGATGAACTTGCTGCTGGATGCGCCAAGAGTCAGATGTTCCATGATGCTGCTCAAGCAACAATGTAATAGAGTTTTTTAATCCAATCCCTTAAAACCTCATTTTCATTTTCCATATTATGAATATCGGAATTATTCATGGATTTGTTGGTGGAGGAGGTGGAATAGAAAAAACTTTAGATGCAATTCTTACTTCTTTAGAAAACACTAAACATGAAATCACTCTGTACACATTTTCAAAACCAAAACTATCATCTAAAAATATTCAGATAAAAAGCCTACTTCCAATATCTATTTCATCATTCGGCTTATATCAGAGACTAATGGAATCAAAATTAATCTTAAAAGCAAAAAATGAGGATATTTTAATTCAAGCCTCTGGT comes from the Candidatus Nitrosopumilus sediminis genome and includes:
- a CDS encoding acylphosphatase, with the protein product MSNYRVRLFVTGKVQGVFFRQSLKVMAKKNNVFGWVKNLKDGRVEAILEGNEENVSRLVEWAHGGPANARVEDVDIRNEKFTGEFSKFDVLY
- a CDS encoding TIGR00269 family protein yields the protein MKCDRCENPPAYTRKYSGEKLCSQCFSKSIVRKTAKTISKYNMIKHNELVAVAVSGGKDSLVLLKIINEMALTHNFRIIAITIDEGIPGYRDEALEIVEKFCTELNVEHKIYSYKDLFELTLDEALDLRENEKTSSCSICGTLRRRAIDHAAKDIGADVIATGHNLDDTLQTFVINMLSGDTTKVGWMDPDTSENDLRKIKPFCEIYESEIVFYAFTNDMPFQSEPCPHMHEGIRTEIREFLNSLENQHNGIKNNFYQSILKISQTVKNSNSKEKMKCEKCGNDCTGNVCSVCSVVLKLKENQT
- a CDS encoding site-2 protease family protein; this translates as MAWAVIVIVAKALKFEKYGFEIKAYSLVYKNKGVNEVLLKVLSRTKRGIRVFADTSVIAGFIMMAFAFWFLLNNVSNFFVAQSEFSELTVLIPGITLTSASSITYFLLSIPIVLVIHEGAHGIVAALEKIKIKTGGFAIFVAMFAGFVEPDEEEFEKAKKISKLRVIGAGATSNVMFAFVLGAILLTNPFFAMVLPEPLLSVFYELPEGVLILSIIENSGAEQAGLLANDIITSINGIPIYSPVDFPVLSPGDTASVSVIRDGQTLHFGVEIMPAPEDAERGLIGIMRDNSFAYKPVMNFIEWNDPNVSMFLLWLWMISFFIGIINMLPLPILDGGKFIHTIIDKRISDKSVNIVMWGIYAFTFVLFGLNIALSYLKSGWFTI
- a CDS encoding eRF1 domain-containing protein, with protein sequence MITKPIDENSISVIPEDSEDLLNLRRIIKENDKVIGDTTRVLKQDKDYSRPDKGERIKIRIALTVEKISLDGVLDRLRVGGTISESSNESVPHGSHHSFIIKLNDGITISKKKWLPIEKKLLESSNNQVSFVLVAIDTSLLLVS
- a CDS encoding secondary thiamine-phosphate synthase enzyme YjbQ gives rise to the protein MKSLTEYLIFEVKTRRAFVNITSDVKKLVTKSKVQEGLCLVNAMHITASVFINDNEGGLLHDYEKWLEGLAPHAPTTQYDHNKTGEDNADAHLKRQVMGREVVIAITNGELDFGPWEEIFYGEFDGKRPKRVLVKIIGE
- a CDS encoding metal-dependent transcriptional regulator, which encodes MEELDEALFVGTAEAEHVEMYLKAIWHIKERGEDVKISTIAKMLNVRQPSVVQMLKKLNGKNLVNYNKAGVRLTEDGERIGASMMRNSRLLEVLMDSALKVEIDEEMVCGIEHHMNKQFTDALCVMLKHPRKCPHDHEIPMGECCKSA
- a CDS encoding TrmB family transcriptional regulator, which translates into the protein MSISDKTRKALEKIGLTSYEIRTFSALLKSGELTASDLSQKSGVPYSKIYEVLGTLEEKGWIGSDDSRPTKYFAKSPSTGLETTKQKMETDFSQNQNVILNELVPLYEKSGTSERPDIWVLSGAVNIAAKILEMVETCRNEVMIALPEAGVDLVKQALPKLRSLHDKGVDITILTSDKMDKESIKAIKRVATVTIKKGLFGGGIISDKRYVVILLGPEIGGVNSSEVVAIWADHAGLAGFARQYFEYLLKDSKKV
- the tes gene encoding tetraether lipid synthase Tes, with the translated sequence MALIQISNQSTKNLGKKSTIRFTQSICPDCNMILDAEVFERDNQVFMSKVCPTHGECEELYFGSYEMYKKFSTYWMDGKGAHSPNVMIDKCSCPNNCGLCSNHLSHSGLANMIVTNRCDLTCWYCFFYVKKGLEGAYMYEPDHTQIRGMMKTLRAERPIPGNSMQITGGEPMLREDIADVIKIMKEEGVDHIQMNTNGIRHAMDPEAAREVRLAGCNNLYLSFDGVTARTNPKNHWEIPYALDSCRKTGTTVVFVPTVIKSINDHELGGIIRYAQKNMDVVHAVNFQPVSLTGRMGKSEREKYRITVPDCVQRIEEQTNGEVTVDDWFPVPSCMPLTNVIEAFSSKPKYELSIHFACGAGTYIFEDADTKKFVPLTKFCDIQGMLELFEDKAEEIRSGKNKYFTMLEVVRKLKGFVDTKKQPAGLDLAKMFGNILMKRSFDSVGSWHVKGLFLGMMHFQDKYNEDLERLQRCDIHYVTPDLRIVPFCAFNVIPEWYRDRIQKKYSITVEEWEEREGVKLEDGLYRGLMRRGAGDELAAGCAKSQMFHDAAQATM